Proteins encoded together in one Shumkonia mesophila window:
- a CDS encoding aldose 1-epimerase family protein, which yields MPVLFGQSFSRRELARRVGDFSQVFGVELLAYEDGPERALRLLRFRTGSGLSFDILIDRAMDLGGMTYHGVPIGWHSPAGFRHPWLHEVDAEDGLGWLRSFSGMMNTCGLDHIMAATEDTAEHYCYPDRKRVFHGLHGRISYQPARLAAYGERWEDERCFLYAEGTIRQAAMYAENLVLERRIEVEVGTDTVHFQDRVRNLGFYATPHLLLYHVNLGWPVVDEYTRLVAPIEATPFTAHDPRASRFGPIEQAEPQARFHQQVYEHRIAMEADGTAHAALVNGAFETPAGERGIGLEIAWDGKSMPALFQWQNLQEGNYVVAMEPATVHGGSREDWKARGEIHMLNYGEGRDYRLAITPHAGQAAIEALNHRLVRSR from the coding sequence ATGCCGGTGCTGTTCGGACAATCGTTCTCCCGCCGCGAACTGGCACGGCGGGTTGGCGACTTTTCACAGGTTTTCGGGGTCGAACTCCTTGCCTACGAAGACGGGCCGGAACGGGCGCTGCGTTTGCTGAGGTTTCGTACGGGTTCAGGCCTGAGCTTCGACATTCTGATCGACCGGGCCATGGACCTTGGCGGCATGACGTACCATGGCGTGCCGATCGGCTGGCATTCGCCGGCCGGCTTCCGTCACCCCTGGCTGCATGAGGTCGATGCGGAAGACGGCCTTGGGTGGCTACGCTCGTTCTCCGGAATGATGAACACCTGCGGGCTGGATCACATCATGGCGGCGACCGAGGACACCGCCGAACACTACTGCTACCCCGACCGCAAGCGCGTTTTCCATGGCCTCCACGGCCGCATCAGCTATCAGCCGGCGCGCCTCGCGGCATATGGGGAGCGCTGGGAGGATGAGCGCTGCTTCCTCTACGCCGAAGGAACGATCCGGCAGGCGGCGATGTACGCCGAGAACCTGGTCCTGGAACGACGCATCGAGGTTGAGGTCGGCACCGATACGGTTCATTTCCAGGACCGGGTCCGCAACTTGGGTTTCTATGCGACCCCGCACCTCCTCCTCTATCACGTCAATCTCGGCTGGCCGGTGGTCGACGAATACACGCGCCTGGTCGCTCCCATCGAGGCAACGCCATTCACCGCCCACGACCCGAGGGCGAGCCGGTTCGGTCCCATCGAGCAGGCCGAACCGCAGGCCCGTTTCCATCAGCAGGTCTATGAACACCGGATCGCCATGGAGGCGGACGGTACGGCGCATGCGGCGCTCGTCAACGGCGCCTTCGAGACCCCGGCGGGGGAACGCGGCATCGGCCTGGAAATCGCCTGGGACGGCAAATCGATGCCCGCCCTGTTCCAGTGGCAGAACCTTCAGGAAGGAAACTATGTCGTCGCCATGGAGCCTGCGACCGTCCACGGAGGAAGCCGCGAAGACTGGAAGGCCCGAGGCGAGATCCACATGCTCAATTACGGCGAGGGCCGGGACTATCGCCTGGCCATCACGCCGCACGCAGGTCAAGCAGCGATTGAGGCGCTGAATCACCGCTTGGTCCGATCGCGCTGA
- a CDS encoding amidohydrolase family protein: MTRRLVIDSHQHFWDPSRAEYPWMTDALAAIRRPIGPEDMRPILRDSGVDRTVLVQTRSDVEETHEFLAIAAKTDFVAGVVGWVDLTDPAVGDRLAEIQDGPHGKWLVGIRHQVHDEEDPAWAARDDVVRGIGEVGKAGLAYDLLPRERELPACLKTVDTHPDMRFVVDHIAKPRIAEGVMEPWASRLKEIAERPNVYCKLSGMVTEASWTAWTADDLRPYIEFVMECFGEDRVMFGSDWPVCLLAADYATVKGTLEAILGATESAASAKVFGANAMAFYGLTEGKPGVSRAKQTTRAS, encoded by the coding sequence ATGACCCGTCGTCTCGTCATCGACTCCCACCAGCATTTCTGGGACCCGAGTCGTGCAGAGTACCCCTGGATGACCGATGCCTTGGCGGCCATCCGCCGGCCCATCGGGCCGGAGGACATGCGGCCCATCCTCCGGGACAGCGGAGTCGATCGTACGGTACTCGTCCAGACCCGCTCGGACGTCGAGGAGACCCACGAGTTCCTGGCCATCGCTGCAAAGACGGATTTCGTGGCCGGCGTCGTCGGCTGGGTGGATCTGACCGATCCCGCGGTCGGCGACAGGCTGGCGGAAATCCAGGATGGGCCGCATGGCAAATGGCTGGTCGGCATCCGCCACCAGGTCCACGACGAGGAAGACCCGGCATGGGCCGCCCGCGACGATGTCGTCCGGGGTATCGGCGAAGTGGGCAAGGCGGGGCTGGCTTACGATCTGCTGCCCCGCGAACGCGAGTTGCCGGCCTGCCTGAAGACGGTCGACACGCATCCGGATATGCGGTTCGTGGTCGACCACATCGCCAAGCCCCGGATCGCCGAGGGGGTGATGGAACCGTGGGCATCGCGCTTAAAAGAGATCGCCGAACGACCGAATGTGTACTGCAAGCTTTCGGGCATGGTCACCGAGGCCAGTTGGACGGCGTGGACGGCGGACGATCTGAGGCCCTACATCGAGTTCGTCATGGAGTGCTTCGGCGAGGATCGGGTGATGTTCGGGTCCGATTGGCCGGTATGCCTGCTGGCCGCCGACTACGCCACCGTCAAGGGAACCCTGGAGGCCATCCTGGGGGCGACAGAATCAGCCGCCAGTGCCAAGGTTTTCGGCGCCAATGCGATGGCCTTCTACGGGCTCACCGAAGGAAAGCCGGGGGTGTCGCGGGCGAAGCAGACGACCCGCGCGTCATAA
- a CDS encoding aldo/keto reductase, with amino-acid sequence MADPTVRVPLAKTGLTVTRLGIGTAPIGNLLSVVPEEDAAAAIEAAFRSGVRYIDTAPFYGYGLAEQRAGRGLAGRRRDDFVVSTKVGRLIRPGKRTGNEVYGNNQSFYLANDEMCCVLDYSYDGVMRSLEDSLKRLNLDRVDILHIHDPDDHFEPAVKGAYKALDRLRSDGTIRAVSAGMNQWEMLSRFMDHGDFDCFLLAGRYTLLDQTALPEFMPKCVRKGVSVIIGGVYNSGLLADPRPGITFNYVEAPKELIDRARQIEAVCLHHGVPLKAAAIQFPLGHPAVATVLTGVRSAEEFKENERLFRHPIPDGLWAELKDEGLLAEEAPVPKNEEGVA; translated from the coding sequence ATGGCAGACCCAACAGTTCGCGTTCCGCTTGCGAAAACCGGCCTTACCGTGACCCGTCTGGGCATCGGCACCGCGCCGATCGGCAATCTTCTCAGCGTGGTGCCGGAAGAGGATGCGGCGGCGGCGATCGAAGCCGCCTTCCGATCGGGCGTCCGCTATATCGACACGGCGCCCTTCTACGGCTATGGCCTGGCCGAACAACGAGCGGGGCGCGGCCTCGCCGGGCGCCGGCGCGACGATTTCGTCGTCTCGACCAAGGTGGGCCGCCTCATCCGTCCCGGCAAACGGACCGGCAACGAGGTCTATGGCAACAACCAGTCCTTTTATCTGGCCAACGACGAAATGTGCTGCGTGCTGGACTACAGCTACGACGGCGTCATGCGTTCGCTGGAGGACAGCCTGAAGCGCCTCAACCTCGATCGTGTCGACATCCTGCACATTCATGACCCCGACGATCATTTCGAACCGGCCGTCAAAGGCGCCTACAAGGCCCTCGACCGCCTGCGAAGCGACGGGACGATCCGCGCCGTTTCGGCCGGCATGAATCAGTGGGAGATGCTGTCGCGCTTCATGGATCACGGCGATTTCGACTGCTTCCTGCTGGCCGGCCGCTACACGCTGCTCGACCAGACGGCGCTGCCCGAGTTCATGCCGAAATGCGTGCGCAAGGGGGTCTCGGTTATCATCGGCGGCGTTTACAACAGCGGCCTGCTGGCCGATCCACGGCCCGGCATCACCTTCAACTATGTCGAGGCGCCCAAGGAATTGATCGACCGCGCCCGCCAGATCGAGGCGGTCTGCCTGCACCACGGCGTTCCCCTGAAAGCCGCGGCCATTCAGTTCCCGCTGGGCCACCCTGCGGTCGCCACCGTCCTCACCGGGGTCCGCTCCGCCGAGGAATTCAAGGAAAACGAACGCCTATTTCGCCATCCGATCCCGGACGGCCTGTGGGCCGAACTCAAAGACGAAGGCCTGCTCGCCGAAGAAGCACCGGTGCCGAAGAACGAGGAGGGCGTGGCATGA
- a CDS encoding sugar ABC transporter ATP-binding protein, whose protein sequence is MTAGALLVENATKVFPGVKALDRVSMALNSGEIHALLGENGAGKSTLIKIVTGVYRPDEGEVQIMGKAASFSSPRDAFAAGIGVVHQERNLIPRYSVAENIMIERLPTKRGLIDRGEMNRQASHWLAALDLAIAPEIPVNRLSVAQMQLVEIARALSQQSRILLLDEPTASITHNEIEVLFGLLRRLKDDGVAILFVTHKLEEVFALCDRVTILRDGRNACAGVPIADIDKRQVVAHMVGRDDALGDIGKRRANLGEVKLELKGVCTALGHRGIDLQVRKGEVVGLYGLVGAGRSELAKAVIGAEKITGGQILVDGRSAVIRNVRDALQRWRIGYVSEDRKQEGLILAHSVAKNTGITIWHRLGGILKLFTDKQERKAIGPFVQKLDVRTPSLDQDVGNLSGGNQQKVSVAKWLAAESEILIVDEPTVGIDIRTKGYLHRLIWDLAEQGVAVVLITSDLAEMVLLADRVVVMRDFRVIGDLLNTYNYEQMSRQIMGRIHEARLDEEHEGGVSAFQGA, encoded by the coding sequence ATGACAGCCGGCGCCCTGCTGGTCGAAAACGCGACCAAGGTCTTTCCCGGCGTCAAGGCGCTGGACCGTGTTTCGATGGCGCTCAACTCCGGCGAGATCCATGCCCTGCTTGGCGAGAATGGGGCGGGCAAAAGCACGCTTATCAAGATCGTCACCGGCGTCTACCGTCCGGACGAGGGCGAAGTGCAGATAATGGGCAAGGCCGCCAGCTTTTCCTCGCCCCGCGACGCCTTCGCCGCCGGCATCGGCGTCGTCCATCAGGAGCGCAACCTCATCCCCCGCTACTCGGTTGCCGAGAACATCATGATCGAACGGCTGCCCACCAAGCGGGGTCTGATCGACCGCGGCGAGATGAACCGCCAGGCGTCGCACTGGCTGGCGGCGCTCGACCTCGCCATCGCCCCCGAGATCCCGGTGAACCGCCTTTCGGTCGCCCAGATGCAACTGGTCGAAATCGCCCGCGCGCTTTCGCAACAAAGCCGTATCCTCCTGCTCGACGAACCGACCGCCTCGATCACCCACAATGAAATCGAGGTGCTATTCGGCCTGCTGCGCCGGTTGAAGGACGACGGCGTCGCCATCCTGTTCGTCACCCACAAGCTGGAGGAGGTCTTCGCCCTTTGCGACCGGGTCACCATCCTGCGCGACGGCCGCAACGCCTGCGCCGGGGTTCCGATCGCGGACATCGACAAGCGGCAGGTGGTCGCCCACATGGTCGGCCGCGACGACGCCCTCGGCGACATCGGAAAACGTCGGGCGAACCTGGGCGAGGTCAAGCTCGAGCTCAAGGGTGTTTGCACCGCGCTCGGCCATCGCGGCATCGACCTTCAGGTCCGCAAGGGCGAAGTCGTCGGCCTTTACGGCCTGGTCGGCGCCGGACGCAGCGAACTCGCCAAGGCGGTGATCGGGGCCGAGAAGATCACCGGCGGCCAGATCCTGGTCGACGGACGGTCCGCCGTCATCAGGAATGTCCGCGACGCCCTGCAAAGGTGGCGCATCGGTTACGTTTCCGAGGACCGCAAGCAGGAAGGCCTGATCCTCGCCCATTCGGTCGCCAAGAATACCGGCATCACGATCTGGCACCGGTTGGGGGGCATCCTGAAGCTGTTCACCGACAAGCAGGAGCGCAAGGCCATCGGTCCGTTCGTCCAAAAGCTCGACGTGCGAACGCCCTCCCTGGACCAAGACGTCGGCAACCTGTCCGGGGGCAACCAGCAGAAGGTCAGCGTCGCCAAGTGGCTGGCCGCGGAATCCGAAATCCTGATCGTCGACGAGCCGACCGTCGGTATCGACATTCGCACCAAGGGATATTTGCATCGTCTCATATGGGACCTAGCCGAACAGGGGGTTGCGGTGGTGTTGATCACCAGCGATCTCGCCGAGATGGTCCTGCTGGCCGACCGGGTCGTGGTGATGAGGGATTTCCGAGTGATCGGGGATCTGCTCAACACCTACAACTACGAGCAGATGAGCCGGCAAATCATGGGCCGCATTCACGAAGCCAGACTGGACGAAGAACATGAAGGCGGCGTCTCTGCATTCCAGGGAGCTTAG
- a CDS encoding ABC transporter permease, which translates to MIRTPLVRDLIHAEWMPLLGITVFFIVALSLIAPAFLTEYNLFVMLRILSVTGIFAMSQMIVIAVGQMNLAVGAIGGLVAILFGGMMEVYGIPVPLAALAGMAVGIATGWLNGAIIAYSGINGFVVTLAMLSIYTGLNYGITESIPFYHMPQALLDWYDGKVGPIPNIVAIPIVSAIMVSLFFSRTRPGRYILATGGNPAAAALSGISIQGSVILAHTVSGALAAFAGMVAVARLGTAEPTIGVDWLLPSFAAPVIGGAILSGGHVSVMGTMIAVVLIVLLENGLLLARTDPYYVQFFLGMLILAAVVFNRWRTVKAEKAPTPVAQEAAP; encoded by the coding sequence ATGATCAGGACCCCTCTCGTTCGCGATCTCATCCATGCCGAATGGATGCCGCTGCTGGGGATCACGGTCTTCTTCATCGTGGCGTTGTCGCTGATCGCGCCGGCCTTCCTCACGGAATACAACCTCTTCGTCATGTTGCGGATCCTGTCGGTGACGGGCATCTTCGCGATGTCGCAAATGATCGTCATCGCGGTCGGCCAAATGAACCTTGCGGTCGGCGCGATCGGCGGCCTCGTCGCCATCCTGTTCGGTGGGATGATGGAGGTTTACGGCATTCCCGTCCCGTTGGCCGCGCTGGCCGGCATGGCGGTGGGTATCGCCACGGGATGGCTGAACGGGGCCATCATCGCCTATTCGGGAATCAACGGTTTCGTCGTCACGTTGGCGATGCTGTCGATCTATACCGGCCTCAACTACGGCATCACCGAATCCATCCCATTCTACCACATGCCGCAGGCGCTGCTCGATTGGTACGACGGCAAGGTCGGCCCGATCCCCAACATCGTCGCCATTCCCATCGTATCGGCCATCATGGTCAGCCTGTTCTTCTCGCGCACCCGGCCCGGGCGATACATCCTGGCGACCGGCGGCAACCCGGCGGCGGCGGCCCTTTCGGGCATCTCGATCCAGGGCAGCGTCATCCTGGCCCACACGGTTTCCGGCGCCCTGGCGGCGTTTGCCGGCATGGTCGCGGTGGCCCGGCTCGGCACCGCGGAACCGACCATCGGCGTCGATTGGCTGCTGCCATCCTTCGCCGCCCCCGTCATCGGCGGCGCCATCCTCTCCGGCGGCCATGTGTCGGTCATGGGCACCATGATCGCGGTGGTGCTGATCGTGCTGCTGGAAAACGGCCTGCTGCTGGCCCGTACCGACCCATACTATGTCCAGTTTTTCCTGGGCATGCTGATCCTGGCGGCCGTCGTCTTCAACCGATGGCGGACGGTAAAAGCGGAAAAGGCCCCCACTCCGGTTGCGCAGGAGGCGGCCCCATGA
- a CDS encoding ABC transporter permease produces MLETLSSAQRLKTRFELLPVLVRAANVAGLAFVILLLVTIVASLAPGFLSPFNLFTLTRNLAIDTVIGFSMMVVLATGGMNLAIGSIGVCAIMATGYLLEALGLPIIVSIAGGLAVAAILGWLNGILIVRTGIHSFVITLATASLYFGAMLILTKAEAFRELPAAFNALGKARFGPYSALLTVTFAVGAALLVLFKYSLVGRQILAAGANPVAAKLSGTPVERVIVVAHVLSGLCAGIAGVMVAARLAAALPSVGQDWLLPSFLAPLLGGTLLSGGMVSVVGTLLGAVLVTVLQNGLVLLNVGSFWIQFFLGLTLLVAVGLDRWRSVYVQRAGLKR; encoded by the coding sequence ATGCTCGAAACCCTTTCGTCCGCCCAACGGTTGAAGACCCGGTTCGAGTTGCTGCCCGTCCTTGTGCGCGCCGCGAACGTCGCCGGATTGGCTTTCGTCATCCTGTTGCTCGTCACCATCGTCGCCAGCCTCGCCCCCGGATTCCTTTCTCCGTTCAATCTATTCACGCTGACACGAAACCTGGCGATCGACACCGTCATCGGGTTCTCGATGATGGTGGTGCTGGCGACCGGCGGCATGAACCTCGCCATCGGCTCGATCGGCGTCTGCGCCATCATGGCAACCGGCTACCTGCTGGAGGCGCTCGGCCTGCCGATCATCGTCTCTATCGCCGGCGGACTGGCTGTTGCGGCCATCCTCGGGTGGCTCAACGGCATCCTCATCGTGCGCACGGGCATCCACAGTTTCGTCATCACGCTGGCGACCGCCAGCCTCTATTTTGGCGCCATGCTGATCTTGACCAAGGCCGAGGCGTTCCGCGAACTGCCGGCCGCCTTCAATGCACTCGGCAAGGCGCGCTTCGGCCCCTATTCGGCATTGCTGACCGTCACCTTTGCGGTGGGGGCGGCGCTGCTCGTCCTCTTCAAGTATTCCCTGGTCGGCAGACAGATCCTGGCGGCCGGAGCCAACCCGGTCGCCGCCAAGCTTTCGGGCACCCCGGTGGAGCGCGTCATCGTCGTCGCCCACGTGCTGTCCGGGCTGTGCGCCGGCATCGCCGGCGTCATGGTGGCGGCGCGGCTGGCCGCGGCCCTTCCTTCGGTCGGCCAGGACTGGCTGCTGCCGTCGTTCCTCGCGCCCCTTCTTGGCGGCACCTTATTGTCGGGAGGCATGGTTTCGGTGGTGGGGACGCTCCTCGGTGCCGTACTGGTGACCGTACTTCAGAACGGCCTCGTCCTTCTCAATGTGGGCAGCTTCTGGATCCAGTTCTTCCTGGGATTGACGCTTCTCGTCGCCGTCGGCCTCGACCGCTGGCGCAGCGTCTATGTGCAGCGCGCGGGGTTGAAACGATGA
- a CDS encoding substrate-binding domain-containing protein: MFRKANSTPSIMAAVLGIGLLGASLAQAADVKVALVPGGPHPFFAPWEQAAKDAAKDFKLATADYKVPQEWKLDLQNKLIESLAAQGYNAFGVFPGDATGTNATLEELAGFGAPSVAIGGCTQSPSPAKFCLATDVYRSAYLGTKALIKEMGGKGNILHTGSRLVDPNTQLRIAAINKAAEEAGPGVKIYQHLTDTDSQETGDQKINGLLAAKGAEVDGIVSTGYVSSVVAARSLRNIGNKRIKMIGIDDDPIVLSAIKDGFLQGTMAQNPYGQGYIAAFALKRFVEGCKIKKDAKFQETPQNKTFIDSGTLLIHAGNIDTYKDELKKIANEIIGSLEEKYLDCK, encoded by the coding sequence ATGTTTCGCAAAGCCAACTCCACCCCTTCCATAATGGCCGCCGTCCTTGGCATCGGCTTGCTTGGCGCCTCGCTGGCGCAGGCCGCGGATGTCAAGGTGGCACTTGTTCCGGGCGGCCCGCATCCGTTTTTTGCCCCCTGGGAACAGGCGGCCAAAGACGCGGCCAAGGATTTCAAGCTGGCAACTGCCGACTACAAGGTTCCCCAAGAATGGAAGCTGGATCTTCAGAACAAGCTGATCGAGAGTTTGGCGGCCCAAGGCTATAACGCCTTCGGCGTGTTCCCCGGCGACGCCACCGGAACGAACGCGACTCTCGAGGAACTGGCCGGTTTCGGCGCCCCGTCGGTCGCCATCGGCGGCTGCACCCAGAGCCCCAGCCCGGCCAAGTTCTGCCTGGCCACCGACGTCTACCGTTCGGCCTACCTCGGAACCAAGGCCCTGATCAAGGAAATGGGCGGCAAGGGCAACATCCTGCATACCGGCAGCCGCCTGGTCGATCCCAACACGCAGTTGCGTATCGCCGCCATCAACAAGGCCGCCGAGGAGGCAGGACCCGGTGTCAAGATCTACCAGCACCTGACCGACACCGACAGCCAGGAAACCGGCGACCAGAAGATTAACGGCCTGCTCGCCGCCAAGGGGGCGGAAGTCGACGGCATCGTGTCGACCGGCTACGTGTCCTCGGTCGTCGCAGCCCGGTCGCTGCGTAATATCGGCAACAAGCGGATCAAGATGATCGGCATCGATGACGACCCGATCGTTCTGAGCGCGATCAAGGACGGTTTCCTGCAAGGCACCATGGCCCAGAACCCTTACGGCCAGGGCTACATCGCCGCTTTCGCGCTCAAGCGTTTCGTCGAGGGCTGCAAGATCAAGAAGGACGCGAAGTTCCAGGAAACGCCCCAGAACAAGACGTTCATCGACTCCGGCACACTGCTCATACACGCCGGCAACATCGATACCTACAAGGATGAACTGAAGAAAATCGCCAACGAGATCATCGGTTCGCTCGAAGAGAAGTATCTGGACTGCAAGTAA
- a CDS encoding IclR family transcriptional regulator — translation MAISSVSKSSTVLRALKVLEVVGGTREAVSAADVAQEIGADRSTTYRMLATLEDAGYVVRDDSARKFKLSYKVISLGRNLLAEDEQHELIRAALRELAATTGETVNYSVLEGRETVIVMRARGTQLVSVDFQVGDRAAVHCTSIGKILLAYQSRAFVEDVIACGLPLVAKHTITDPEVFRAELQRVRSQGYAIDDGEFADEMRCIAVPIFESGGKVKGGINFSGPHSRFTYEKLDELRELALKVAKCLSEKLGGADWPT, via the coding sequence GTGGCCATCAGCAGCGTCAGCAAGAGTTCGACCGTGCTTAGGGCGCTCAAGGTCCTGGAGGTCGTCGGCGGGACCCGGGAGGCCGTCTCGGCGGCCGACGTCGCCCAGGAGATCGGCGCCGATCGCAGCACCACCTATCGGATGCTGGCCACCCTCGAGGACGCCGGATACGTGGTGCGCGACGACTCCGCCCGGAAGTTCAAGCTGAGCTACAAGGTGATCTCGCTGGGGCGCAATCTCCTGGCCGAGGACGAGCAACACGAACTGATCAGGGCGGCCCTGCGCGAACTGGCGGCAACCACCGGCGAGACGGTCAACTACTCGGTGCTCGAGGGCCGCGAAACCGTCATCGTCATGCGCGCCAGGGGCACCCAGCTGGTGTCGGTCGACTTCCAGGTCGGCGATCGGGCCGCCGTCCATTGCACGTCGATCGGCAAGATCCTGCTCGCCTACCAAAGCCGGGCCTTCGTCGAGGACGTAATCGCCTGCGGCCTGCCGCTGGTCGCCAAGCACACCATCACCGACCCTGAGGTTTTCCGCGCCGAACTGCAGCGTGTCCGTTCCCAGGGCTATGCCATCGACGATGGCGAATTCGCCGACGAGATGCGCTGTATCGCCGTGCCGATCTTCGAGAGCGGCGGAAAGGTCAAGGGCGGCATCAATTTTTCCGGGCCGCACAGCCGCTTCACGTACGAGAAGCTGGACGAACTCCGGGAATTGGCGCTGAAGGTCGCCAAGTGCCTGTCGGAAAAGCTGGGCGGTGCCGACTGGCCAACCTAG
- a CDS encoding nitrilase family protein produces MTTRARPPQSPLRVACIQMAPEIGQKKANLEKSLSLIERAAKEGASLIVLPELCNTGYVFDSRTEAFELAEAIPDGESCQAWIGLAQQFRVTIVAGIAEREGPSLYNAAVLTGPEGYIGTYRKNHLWGEEKLFFEPGNVGVPVWSLPFGRVAVAICYDQWFPEIYRLAALQGADIVCTPTNWVPMPGQPEGQLAMANILAMAGAHSNGLFIAAADRVGTERGQPFLGQSLIVNPTGWIAAGPASDSEEQIISADIDLADARRARSLNTFNDLMRDRRGDLYGDMRL; encoded by the coding sequence ATGACCACCCGCGCCAGACCTCCCCAGAGCCCGCTTCGCGTCGCTTGCATCCAAATGGCCCCGGAGATCGGCCAGAAGAAGGCCAATCTCGAGAAGTCGCTGAGCCTGATCGAACGGGCGGCAAAGGAAGGCGCGTCGCTGATCGTGCTGCCGGAACTCTGCAATACCGGCTACGTGTTCGACAGCCGTACGGAAGCCTTCGAACTGGCTGAAGCCATCCCGGACGGAGAGAGCTGCCAGGCCTGGATCGGCTTGGCGCAGCAGTTTCGAGTCACCATCGTCGCCGGCATCGCCGAACGCGAAGGGCCGTCGCTTTACAATGCCGCCGTGTTGACCGGCCCCGAGGGATACATCGGGACCTATCGAAAGAACCACCTGTGGGGCGAGGAAAAGCTTTTCTTCGAGCCAGGCAACGTCGGCGTGCCGGTTTGGTCCCTGCCGTTCGGCCGAGTCGCCGTCGCCATCTGTTACGATCAGTGGTTCCCTGAGATCTATCGCTTGGCCGCGCTGCAAGGGGCGGACATCGTTTGCACGCCAACCAACTGGGTGCCGATGCCCGGGCAGCCGGAGGGCCAACTGGCGATGGCCAACATCCTGGCCATGGCCGGGGCGCACAGCAATGGCCTGTTCATCGCCGCCGCCGACCGCGTGGGCACCGAGCGCGGCCAGCCGTTCCTCGGCCAAAGCCTGATCGTCAACCCGACCGGCTGGATCGCTGCCGGTCCCGCCAGCGACAGCGAAGAGCAAATCATCTCCGCCGATATCGACTTGGCCGACGCCAGGCGAGCCCGTTCGCTCAACACCTTCAACGACCTCATGCGCGACCGCCGCGGCGATCTTTACGGCGACATGAGGCTCTGA
- a CDS encoding amidase: MSEPFYLSVATLGAAFRAGELDPVAVTEAFLERIQHLNPTLKCFKAITEGAVAAAEASRMRHRSGTPLGPLDGVPVAVKDNYFTRDLPTTAGTTAPGISFPMVDSTPVGRLRAAGAVILGKTVTHEFAWGTVTPPVANPWDTARVPGGSSGGSASALAAGLCAAALGSDTGGSVRIPASLCGVVGLKATFGAISRHGIVPHSWSLDHPGPLTRTVEDAALMFDVMAGPDERDPATLLAADAPDGGTAKPLAELTIGVCRRHFFDHVEPDVLEAVEAAIQFYQARGARVREFDLPLLDYGLGAIFAIELASSTAYHDVSLRAGKVASFTPDVRDLVEMGRWVAAPDYLKAEQYRTALIEGFRAAMEQVDLIVTPTEPLVAWPIGEWTARIGGEDESVLAASWRLTYPFNLTGMPAISLPCGFDRNDLPIGLQIAGRPFEEACVLGAAAAYESAHPWAGRRPPL, from the coding sequence ATGAGTGAGCCCTTTTATCTGTCGGTCGCCACCCTCGGCGCGGCCTTTCGGGCCGGCGAACTCGATCCGGTCGCGGTCACCGAGGCATTCCTGGAGCGCATCCAGCACCTGAACCCGACGCTGAAATGCTTCAAGGCCATCACGGAAGGGGCCGTTGCCGCGGCCGAGGCCAGCCGGATGCGACATCGATCGGGAACGCCGCTTGGCCCCCTGGACGGAGTCCCCGTTGCGGTCAAAGACAACTATTTCACCCGCGATCTGCCGACCACCGCCGGCACCACCGCGCCCGGCATTTCCTTCCCGATGGTGGATTCCACACCGGTCGGGCGGCTGCGCGCGGCCGGCGCGGTGATCCTGGGCAAGACGGTGACCCACGAGTTCGCGTGGGGCACGGTGACGCCTCCGGTCGCCAATCCCTGGGATACCGCCCGGGTGCCGGGCGGCTCTTCCGGCGGTTCGGCCTCGGCGTTGGCGGCCGGCCTGTGCGCGGCGGCGCTGGGGTCCGACACCGGTGGCTCGGTGCGCATTCCGGCCAGCCTGTGCGGCGTCGTCGGCCTGAAGGCGACCTTCGGCGCCATCAGCCGGCACGGCATCGTGCCGCACAGTTGGTCGCTCGACCACCCTGGGCCGTTGACCCGCACGGTCGAGGACGCGGCGCTGATGTTCGACGTCATGGCCGGACCGGATGAGCGCGATCCGGCGACCCTGCTCGCCGCCGACGCGCCGGACGGCGGCACGGCAAAGCCGCTGGCCGAACTGACCATCGGGGTCTGCCGCCGCCACTTCTTCGATCATGTCGAACCGGACGTCCTCGAGGCTGTTGAGGCGGCGATCCAGTTCTATCAGGCGCGCGGCGCCCGTGTGCGGGAGTTCGATCTGCCGCTGCTGGACTACGGCCTGGGCGCGATTTTTGCGATCGAGTTGGCGTCCTCGACCGCCTATCACGACGTGTCGCTGCGGGCCGGCAAGGTGGCGTCCTTCACCCCCGACGTGCGCGATCTGGTGGAGATGGGACGATGGGTCGCCGCGCCCGATTACCTCAAGGCCGAACAGTACCGTACCGCGCTGATCGAGGGCTTCCGCGCCGCGATGGAGCAGGTCGACCTCATCGTCACCCCCACCGAGCCGCTGGTCGCCTGGCCGATCGGTGAGTGGACGGCCAGGATCGGCGGCGAGGACGAAAGCGTGCTCGCCGCCTCCTGGCGGCTGACCTATCCCTTCAACCTGACCGGCATGCCGGCCATCTCGCTGCCCTGCGGGTTCGACCGCAACGACCTGCCCATCGGCCTGCAGATCGCCGGGCGGCCATTCGAGGAAGCCTGCGTTCTTGGCGCCGCCGCCGCCTATGAATCCGCCCACCCATGGGCCGGCCGCCGGCCGCCGCTATGA